A stretch of Leptospira perdikensis DNA encodes these proteins:
- the htpG gene encoding molecular chaperone HtpG yields the protein MSVEESGKVSVETENIFPIIKKWLYSEKDIFLRELVSNASDAITKLKKISLSEEFEGGNEYKIDLNFDVENRILSIEDNGVGMTTEEVKKYINQIAFSGATDFAKQYQNAENKEEIIGHFGLGFYSSFMVSKKVTIETKSYKKDQAAVLWSSESGTDFTISQIEKESRGTKISLYLDSESGEYLDKWKLKELIKKYCDFLPVGIYVQGEKANREKPLWSDEPSKINQEDYKDFYSYLFPFSGESIFHIHLNVDYPFRLQGILYFPKLTHELEASKNGIKLFCNHVFVSDNASELIPQFLTILKGTIDIPDLPLNVSRSYLQNDPLVKKISNHIIKKVADRLIDDFKKNRTKYEENWNDISLFVKYGVLTDEKFYDAMKDHLIFKNSEGGYSTTSEYWEKNKEKNQNKIFYANETEMGSVYMDLLKSQGLEALLVDSKIDSHLIQHLEMKNPDWKFQRVDSEIADQVVDKEAPKDLVNEDNKTESDRIQTLFQSSLPAEGVEVKVEALKSLDVPGVILLPEFMRRMSEMNSMLNREDTKNILRSHTLMVNSKSPLVKSALQAFEGVNPEKGKKLARIIYDLSLLSAKVMDEKEVSEYTKRTTEFLQEIFS from the coding sequence ATGTCAGTCGAGGAATCAGGAAAAGTCAGTGTAGAAACGGAAAACATTTTTCCAATTATCAAAAAATGGTTATACTCAGAGAAAGATATTTTCTTACGAGAATTAGTATCCAATGCTAGTGATGCGATTACTAAATTAAAAAAGATTTCTTTATCAGAAGAGTTTGAAGGTGGGAATGAATACAAAATTGATTTAAACTTTGATGTAGAGAATAGAATCCTATCCATCGAAGATAATGGCGTGGGTATGACCACAGAAGAAGTCAAAAAGTATATCAATCAGATTGCATTTTCTGGCGCTACAGATTTCGCAAAACAATACCAAAATGCCGAAAACAAAGAAGAAATCATAGGACACTTTGGACTAGGTTTCTATTCTTCTTTTATGGTTTCCAAGAAGGTAACCATCGAAACAAAATCTTACAAAAAAGACCAAGCGGCTGTTTTGTGGTCAAGCGAATCGGGAACTGACTTCACAATTTCACAAATAGAAAAAGAATCAAGAGGTACCAAAATCTCCCTCTATCTTGACAGCGAGTCAGGAGAGTATCTAGACAAATGGAAACTCAAAGAACTCATCAAAAAATATTGTGATTTTTTACCTGTAGGAATTTACGTTCAAGGCGAAAAAGCAAACCGTGAAAAACCTTTATGGTCAGACGAACCATCTAAAATCAACCAAGAAGATTATAAGGACTTTTATTCTTATTTATTTCCTTTCTCTGGTGAATCCATCTTCCACATTCATTTAAATGTAGATTATCCATTTCGTTTGCAAGGAATTTTATATTTTCCAAAACTCACCCATGAACTAGAAGCATCAAAAAACGGAATTAAACTTTTTTGTAACCATGTTTTTGTCAGCGATAACGCAAGCGAACTCATCCCACAATTCCTTACCATTTTGAAAGGAACTATCGATATACCAGATCTGCCACTTAACGTTTCCAGGTCTTATTTACAAAACGATCCGCTTGTGAAAAAGATTTCAAATCATATCATCAAAAAAGTTGCCGATCGCCTTATTGATGACTTCAAAAAGAACCGAACAAAATATGAAGAAAATTGGAACGATATATCTTTGTTTGTGAAATACGGGGTCCTCACTGATGAAAAATTCTATGATGCAATGAAAGATCATTTAATTTTCAAAAACTCCGAAGGTGGGTATTCAACCACTTCAGAATATTGGGAAAAAAACAAAGAAAAGAACCAGAACAAAATTTTTTATGCAAATGAAACAGAGATGGGCTCTGTTTACATGGACCTACTAAAATCCCAAGGTTTAGAAGCACTTCTCGTTGATTCCAAAATTGATTCTCATCTCATCCAACACTTAGAAATGAAAAATCCAGACTGGAAATTCCAAAGGGTGGATTCGGAAATTGCAGACCAAGTTGTAGACAAAGAAGCTCCTAAAGACTTAGTAAACGAAGACAACAAAACAGAATCAGATAGGATCCAAACTTTATTCCAATCATCGTTACCTGCTGAAGGTGTGGAGGTAAAGGTCGAAGCCTTAAAATCTTTAGATGTACCAGGGGTCATCCTTTTGCCAGAGTTTATGAGGCGAATGTCGGAAATGAACTCAATGTTAAACCGAGAAGACACAAAAAACATTCTGCGATCACATACCCTTATGGTTAATTCCAAATCCCCATTAGTCAAATCCGCATTACAAGCGTTTGAAGGAGTGAATCCGGAGAAAGGAAAAAAATTAGCAAGGATTATCTATGACCTTTCTTTGTTATCAGCAAAAGTCATGGACGAAAAAGAAGTTTCAGAGTATACCAAAAGGACAACGGAATTCCTCCAAGAGATTTTTTCCTAA
- a CDS encoding PAS domain-containing sensor histidine kinase, giving the protein MIQICITSRLSSLPVVVAYKKGYFEEFGVKVTLHVNTHHKAIMPLLDAGRVEAGEVPTIAYLQDSFLKKSKLKRIYKGIYLYHSPLSFYSRFQFKPEDLTRNKAYILPVPHQYSVERLFAEKFLEEYAPKNPVKVRYIDTPGFLEEKEFLKPSCLGLVSDPFSSPFLRNFQDFANTLDLPILETKSFFPSTLLAFSGDAVLKTGREISGVLLAVKKAIDLLQNTDQLTTGNLWEDLQLSHFYPHLRVGETKNLLNAHPLLQKGVFSYKGDETTLHPLLKDVYFRLIRRVIQPEAVKTAFDFEEILSALEPKKVFDVRKLSSFQEPTETKLHAPSQINYRKLNAVRHLIVDVNSVVLDILQGNYNSRLNSDETLQLDNRVKVLVNSMLDSFNAKLELQREEITELENLISILEIKLDRSAVDLQYSEEKYRYLFEFSREAIALVDADTGSILEANHQFRSLTGYTRGDITKMNIEDIILGNQVSNQLRFGSDLSSDTMMSLPDAEILAKDGNKLEVDISFTSILLSPKKRYQVQFRPNSERKEQERLQHEFISNVSHELRSPMTNIRGYLEFFKSDTSLPFNTEHKNMLEVIDKNAKRLSFLIENLLKLTTSREKDKEAEVVEIFDPVAVIEDVIHMNSHLAKGKAIEWDLSLKKGFFLRGIKFEFSQIITNLYVNALKYTFKGKIGISIRETNGKIEITVEDTGIGIDPNYKNQIFDRFFRIPSSDNKKIGGTGLGLSIVKSLVDKMSGEISVESNMGEGSKFTIYFPKVNINV; this is encoded by the coding sequence GTGATCCAGATTTGTATAACAAGTCGCCTTAGCTCTTTACCGGTAGTAGTTGCCTATAAAAAGGGATACTTTGAAGAATTCGGCGTCAAAGTCACTCTCCATGTCAATACACACCACAAGGCAATTATGCCACTACTGGACGCTGGTCGAGTCGAGGCAGGAGAAGTCCCTACCATTGCCTACTTACAAGATAGCTTTTTAAAAAAATCGAAACTAAAACGTATCTACAAAGGGATATATCTCTATCATTCCCCACTATCATTTTATTCCAGATTCCAATTCAAACCAGAAGACCTCACTCGAAACAAAGCCTACATATTACCGGTTCCTCACCAATACTCTGTGGAGAGACTCTTTGCAGAAAAATTTTTGGAAGAATACGCACCTAAAAATCCAGTCAAAGTTCGTTACATTGACACACCAGGTTTTTTAGAGGAAAAAGAATTTTTAAAACCTTCTTGCCTTGGTCTTGTATCCGATCCGTTTTCAAGTCCCTTTCTTCGAAACTTCCAAGACTTTGCCAACACTTTAGATTTGCCAATATTGGAAACTAAATCCTTTTTCCCATCCACCTTGCTAGCGTTTAGCGGTGATGCAGTTTTAAAAACTGGTAGGGAAATTTCAGGTGTACTTCTTGCTGTCAAAAAAGCAATTGACCTGTTACAGAATACGGACCAATTAACCACAGGAAATCTATGGGAAGATCTCCAACTCTCTCATTTTTATCCACATCTAAGAGTGGGAGAAACAAAAAACCTACTCAATGCACACCCACTCTTACAAAAAGGAGTTTTTTCTTACAAGGGGGACGAAACAACACTTCACCCACTTTTAAAAGATGTATACTTCCGACTTATCAGGAGAGTAATACAACCAGAAGCCGTAAAAACTGCTTTTGATTTTGAAGAAATCTTATCAGCCCTAGAACCAAAAAAAGTATTTGATGTACGCAAACTCAGTAGTTTTCAAGAACCAACAGAAACAAAACTCCACGCCCCTTCTCAAATCAACTATAGAAAACTTAATGCGGTAAGACATCTCATCGTTGATGTCAATTCAGTAGTTCTAGATATCCTTCAAGGAAACTACAACTCGAGGTTAAACTCAGATGAAACACTACAATTGGACAATAGGGTCAAAGTTCTCGTAAACTCGATGTTAGACTCTTTTAACGCCAAGTTGGAGTTACAAAGAGAAGAAATTACCGAACTCGAAAATTTGATTTCCATTTTAGAAATCAAATTGGATCGTTCTGCCGTAGACTTACAATATTCAGAAGAAAAATATAGATACCTATTCGAATTTTCCAGAGAGGCAATTGCACTTGTGGATGCAGATACAGGCAGTATTTTAGAAGCTAACCACCAGTTTCGATCCCTTACTGGATATACTCGTGGCGATATTACTAAGATGAATATCGAAGACATCATCCTAGGAAATCAAGTATCAAACCAACTTAGATTTGGCTCCGATTTATCTTCCGACACCATGATGTCTCTGCCCGATGCCGAAATTCTTGCGAAAGATGGAAACAAACTGGAGGTAGATATTAGTTTTACCTCCATTTTACTTTCACCCAAAAAACGTTACCAAGTACAATTCCGCCCCAACTCAGAAAGAAAAGAACAAGAACGATTACAACATGAATTTATATCCAACGTAAGTCACGAACTCAGAAGCCCTATGACAAATATCAGAGGGTATTTGGAATTTTTTAAATCAGACACTTCTTTACCGTTTAACACCGAACACAAAAACATGTTAGAGGTTATCGATAAAAACGCAAAAAGATTGAGTTTTCTAATCGAAAACCTATTAAAATTAACTACGTCCCGCGAGAAGGATAAAGAAGCTGAAGTAGTCGAGATTTTTGATCCGGTTGCAGTAATCGAAGATGTCATTCACATGAACTCTCACCTAGCAAAAGGGAAAGCGATCGAATGGGATCTATCACTCAAAAAAGGTTTTTTTCTTCGGGGAATCAAATTTGAATTTTCACAAATCATTACCAATCTCTATGTGAATGCTCTCAAATATACATTCAAAGGAAAAATTGGTATCTCCATTCGTGAAACCAATGGCAAAATCGAAATCACTGTCGAAGACACAGGAATAGGAATTGATCCCAATTATAAAAATCAAATCTTTGATCGATTCTTTAGAATTCCATCCTCTGATAATAAAAAAATTGGTGGGACAGGACTTGGATTATCCATTGTTAAATCTCTCGTGGACAAAATGTCCGGAGAGATCTCTGTAGAAAGTAACATGGGAGAAGGAAGCAAATTCACCATTTACTTCCCTAAAGTAAATATTAACGTTTAG
- a CDS encoding AZOBR_p60025 family cell surface glycopolymer formation protein codes for MQNGRVKLRQLWFLILLFICGVGGLIYCKTAPYDHSLSALIGIWEGFYEINPDLVDSNFVIYKSGGYDGQFFYFLAKDLFAYGDWDLIVDSYHFRFHRIGLSLFTGVFSAVIGFSHYPLITILFLFTVFFLSTFCLYSLLPETKKWFVVFYLFSPFSLNANLLLVADSLFVSFGIIAFYFFRNKKTIPAVFFFLLMVITRELGVLFLIPIVFKALLEKKWKDVFLYSIPGFAFLYLVGYGLVHPPNHLGTNPLGFRDMTDLPLFGFFKSFREGGSFQFKLKEIPKILFFISFISLSVFSIQSLKESFSKNIDLLIPIFGSLFVILIAEQGYWRSFDNLSRMFTLILPFSMLLDGALKKPFLRLFLGISITLFFFLIIRILWITPTKEFFFSL; via the coding sequence TTGCAAAATGGAAGAGTGAAGCTACGCCAACTTTGGTTTCTAATTTTACTTTTTATTTGCGGAGTAGGGGGACTGATCTACTGCAAAACAGCTCCTTATGATCATTCACTTTCGGCACTGATTGGGATTTGGGAAGGATTTTACGAAATCAACCCAGACCTGGTAGACTCGAATTTTGTAATTTACAAATCGGGTGGTTACGATGGACAATTCTTCTATTTTCTCGCAAAAGACTTGTTCGCCTATGGTGATTGGGATCTAATTGTAGACTCCTACCACTTCCGTTTTCATAGAATTGGACTTTCGTTATTTACCGGCGTTTTCTCTGCTGTGATTGGATTTTCTCATTATCCGTTGATTACAATCCTCTTTCTTTTTACAGTTTTTTTTCTTTCCACCTTCTGTTTGTATTCACTCCTCCCAGAAACAAAAAAATGGTTTGTTGTCTTTTATCTATTCTCTCCCTTTTCTTTAAACGCAAACCTGCTTCTAGTTGCTGACTCCCTTTTTGTCAGTTTTGGAATCATTGCTTTCTACTTCTTTAGAAACAAAAAAACTATCCCCGCCGTTTTCTTTTTTCTTTTGATGGTAATCACTCGTGAATTGGGAGTATTATTTCTGATTCCGATTGTTTTTAAGGCCTTACTCGAAAAAAAATGGAAAGATGTTTTTCTTTATTCCATACCCGGGTTCGCATTTCTCTATTTGGTGGGATATGGATTAGTCCATCCTCCCAACCATTTAGGAACCAATCCTCTTGGATTTCGCGATATGACAGACCTGCCTTTATTTGGATTTTTTAAAAGTTTCAGGGAAGGGGGATCCTTCCAATTCAAACTCAAAGAAATTCCAAAAATTCTTTTTTTTATCTCTTTTATATCCTTGTCCGTTTTCAGCATCCAATCCCTAAAAGAATCCTTTTCAAAAAATATAGACCTACTCATTCCGATTTTTGGAAGCCTATTCGTAATCCTCATTGCTGAACAAGGATACTGGCGGTCTTTTGATAACCTAAGCCGGATGTTTACATTGATTTTACCTTTTTCCATGTTACTAGATGGGGCACTTAAAAAACCTTTTTTACGCCTATTCCTCGGCATCTCCATAACCCTGTTTTTCTTTTTAATCATCCGCATTCTGTGGATCACACCCACAAAGGAGTTTTTCTTTAGCCTATGA